The Candidatus Firestonebacteria bacterium RIFOXYD2_FULL_39_29 sequence TTTTCACGTAATTTTTATATATAAATGAAAAAAGTCAAGTAAAAACAAGTATTATTATGATAGAAATGATGAAATATCACAAAAGGTGTTTTTTGATTGACAAAAACCATTTATTTATGTATAATTACCTTGTTAGATAAGAACTTACAAATAAAAAACATTTTAATGTTTTAGGGAGGAATACCGGAGTGGGAGAGTTTGATTTGCCCACTTTTTCTTTTTTATGAGTGATATTGAAAGTGTAGCTTTGAAAGCCAGAGAAATGGCTGAGCCCTGTTTGAAAACGATGGGGCTCGAATTGTACGACCTTGAATATAAAAGAGAATTTAACGGCATTGTTCTTCGGGTATATATAGATAAACCGGGAGCTAAAGTAAATGTCAAAGATTGCCAGGATGTAAGCCATGTTCTGGGAGTTCTTTTTGAAGAGAAAGAGCTGATTCACGGGCATTACAATTTGGAAGTTTCTTCTCCCGGGCTGGATAGGGTCTTGAAAATGGAAAAGGACTTTATAAGATTCAAAGGGTATAAAGCAAATATATATTATAATGAGTTGGTAGAAGGCAAGAATAATCACACGGGTCTCATTCTGGGCGTAGACAGCGGTAAAGTGATACTTGAAGTGAAAGGGATTGTCTTAAAAATCCCGGTGTCAAATATTAAAAAGGGTAAACTGGAGTTTAATTAAAAGGGCAGGGTGGAATTTATGATGAACAGAGACATTTCAGATGCTTTGGAGCAGATAGGGCGGGGGCGGGAAGTCAACATGGAAGTATTGAAAGAAACCCTGTCAAAAGCTCTTACTTCTGCTTCCAGAAAAATACTCAACAATCAGTATGATATTAAAGTGGATACGGACGAGGTTACAGGTGCGTTTAAAGTTTCTTATCATAAAACTGTTGTGGATAAAGTTGCCAACCCGGATTATGAGGTTTCTTTGAAAGACGCCAGGAGTCAGGGATACGAAGGCGAGGTAGGCGGGCTTATGGATTTTCCCGTCCCTCTTGATAGATTTGGCCGTATTGCTGCGCAAATAACAAAACAAGTTATCTCAAAGAAAGTCAGAGATATAGAACGGGATGCCATTTTTTCGGAATTCGAAGAAAAATTAAATACTATTTTAAACGGTATAGTTCTTCGAAAAGAAAATAAAAATATTCTGGTTGATCTTGGGGACACTGAAGGTATTGTGCCTATAAAAGAACAGGTTTTCAGAGAGAACTGGCAGATTGGGGATAAAATAAAGGCCTATGTTTCCGAAGTCAGGAAAACCTCCAAAGGACCTCAAGTGGTGCTTTCCAGAATACATCCTAATTTTATTAAGAAGCTTTTTGAAATGGAAATTCCGGAAATTGGGGAAGGTAAAGTAGAGATTAAAGCTATTGCAAGGGATCCTGGATATAGAATAAAAATAGCCGTTTTTTCGGAAGATAGAAATATAGATTCCGTGGGAGCTTGCGTAGGTATCAAGGGCGGACGGATTCAACCTGTGGTGAAGGAGCTGAAAGGGGAGAAAATAGATGTAGTAGAATGGAATTCGGATATTAAAACTTTTACTAATAATGCTTTAAGGCCTGCTAAGATAACTAATATTTTAGTGAATGAAACTGATCAATCGATAGTTGTTACGGTGCCTGATGATCAGCTTGCGATTGCAATAGGTAAAAACGGACAGAGCGCGAAGCTTGCTGCCAAACTTGTCGGTTGGAAAATAGATGTAAGGAGTGAAACCAGTTTTGCGGCTTCCGGAGCTGAAAATGTAAAGATAATTGAGGATAAAAGAAAAGAAGAAGAACAAGATCCTTTTGAGTTCATGGGGCTGAATAAGAAAGTGATGGATAAATTAAAAACTAACGGTTTTAGTACAAAAGATGATTTCAAAAATGCGACAATTGAATCTCTCTTGAAGATAAATGGCCTTACGGCTAAGACGGCTGAAAAGATAATGGAGCATGTCAAGACGCTAAAAGTACAGGAGAATACGAAAACAAATGAGCAAATTTAGAGTTCATGAAATAGCTAAAAAACTTGGAATGAAGAGCGCTGATTTGGTGGCAAAACTCGAAGAGTTGGGTTATGAAGGAAAAAAAGCGGTCAGTATGCTTGATGAAAGTGAGATTAAAGAAGTTGCTGCTGCAATAAGAGAAGCGGCGGTGAAGAAAGATGCTCCGGTTCCGGGTGGAAAAGCAACCTTACCCAAAACGGTTCCGTCTGTTCCTCCGGCAAAATCTGTTATACAAAAAGTGCCGTCTCAGGCGATTAGTAAGACTGTTCCTGTCTCGACTAAATCGCCTTCTGCAGTTTCATCGAAAACTGTTTCTACTTCAAACCCGGTTCCTGTTCTGCATAAAACTCCGGTAAAAGCGGTGGAAACAAAGGCGAAAAGCTCCGTAAAAACAACCGTGGCAATAAAAGTAAAATCTACAGCAGTTAAAGCTAAATCTGAAGCTAAAGCGGCAGCAATGAAGTCTTTACCAAAAAAAACGGTGAAAGCAGCAGAAGCGGAGGTAAAACAGAAACCTGAAGTAATAGAAGAAGAGGTCGTTATAGAAGCTCCAAAACCGGAAGTTGAAGTAAAACCCCCTGTTCCGGTTATTCCTGAAGGTCCAAAGCCGATTTTTAAAGTTACAGAAGTTACTACAGTCTCAGAACTGGCCAATAAATTGAAAGTGCCGGTTTCTGAGCTGATAAAAAAAATAATGTCTATGGGGATGATGGTTACTATCAACCAGAAACTCGATAAAGATTCTATCACTCTGGTTGCGGCTGAGTTTAATTATGATGTTGAGTTTGTATCTATATTTAACGAAGAAGTAAAGGAAGAAGAAGTCGTAGATGTTTCAAAGCTTGAGTGGCGTCCGCCTGTTGTTACAGTGATGGGACATGTGGATCATGGTAAAACTTCTTTACTTGATGCTATAAGAGAAACAAACGTTACAGCAGGCGAAGCGGGAGGAATTACACAGCATATCGGGGCATATAAAGTAAAAACTCCAAAAGGCGAGATAGTTTTTCTGGATACTCCGGGACATGAAGCTTTTACTGCTATGAGAGCCAGAGGTGCTTCCGTTACTGATATTGTTATTCTTGTGGTAGCTGCGGATGATGGTGTAATGCCTCAAACTATCGAAGCTATTGATCATGCTAAGGCCGCAAAGGTTCCGATAATTGTGGCGATGAATAAGATGGATAAACCCGGCGCAAATCCTGAAAGATTAAAACAGGAATTGTCTAAGTATGACCTTGTTCCTGAAGATTGGGGAGGAAAGACAATATTCGCTCCTGTTTCCGCTAAGAAAAAAGAAGGTATTGAGAATCTTCTGGCGATGATTCTTCTGGAATCAGAAATGCTGGAGCTTAAAGCTGTTAAAGAAGGCATGGCGAAGGGCGTTGTACTTGAAGCAAAACTGGATAAAGGGAAAGGTTCGGTTACTACCGTCTTGATTGAGAAAGGTACTTTGAAGGTAGGGGATCCTTTTGTTGCAGGTTTCTTTTATGGGAAAGTTAAAGCTATGATGGATGATAAGGGAAATAAGCTTGCAGAAGTTATTCCTCCGACTCCTGTTGAAATACTCGGGTCTAACGGAGTCCCGAACGCCGGAGATACTTTTCAGGTTATGGCAAATGAGAAAGAGGCCAGACAGGTTAGTGTAAGAAGGAATGAATTACAGCGCGAAATAAATATTCAAAAGCAGAAGCATATTTCGCTTGAGGGTCTTTATACTGAGATACAAGACGGCAAGCTCAAGGATCTGAAGATTATATTAAAAGGTGACGTTCAGGGTTCTATAGATGCTTTAACTGCTGCACTTGAAAAACTTGGAAATGAAAAAGTAAAAGTTTCTATAATTCACAGAGGTGTCGGAAATATCAATGAATCTGATGTAATGCTTGCGAGTGCCTCCAATGCTATTGTTATTGGCTTTTCTGTGAGTGTCAGTCAGGCTGTAATAGACCTTGCTAGAAAAGAAAGTGTTGACCTGAAGCTTTTCAGGATTATTTACGAAATTACTGATTCGGTTAAAGCAGCCATGGAAGGCCTGCTTGAGCCGATACTTAAAGAAGTAGTTATTGGCAAAGCGGAGATCAAACAGCTTATTAAAATACCGGACGGCTTTATCGCCGGAAGCCAGGTTTCTGAAGGCAAGATCACCAGACAGTCGCTGGTAAGGATTAAAAGGGGTTCTGAAGTAGTAGGACAGGGGAAAATAACTTCACTTCGAAGATTTAAAGATGATGTAAAAGAAGTAGCCGCAGGTTTTGAATGCGGAATTTCTGTTGATAATTTTAAGGATATGCAGGTCGGAGATATTTTCGAGGCATATATTATCGAAAAAACATTTGCCAAGCTGTGATAACAGCGGATGGTTAGAGGGTTGGATGTTTGGACGGTTATTTAGTACAGAATAAAATAAGGTGATAGTTCGATAGCCGAGGGCGGATTGGAGATGGTTCTTCAAAATATATAACATCTCATTAATGTAAAACCCGCAACTCGTAATCCGCCTTATGGCGGGATCTCTCCAAAGCATTGGAGTACCCGCTACCCGTAACGATCAACAAGGATAAAAATGCATCTAAGATCCGAGAAACTTGCAAGACTTTTTCAAAAAGAAGTAAGCATGATAATTACCAGGGAGCTGACAAATCCTGATATTGGGTTTGTTACCGTTACGGCAGTCCAATTTAATAAAGATACAAGCAAGGCTACGGTGTATGTCAGTATATTCGGGACTGAAGGTGCTAAGGCGAAATCAATTTCAGCGCTTAATAAAGCAAAAGGTGTAGTAAGACACTCTCTGGCCGGCAGAGTTGTCCTCCGGTATATGCCTGATATTGAATTTCGAGAAGACGTCCAATTGGAACAAATCGAAAGAACCCTTGATATTATTAAAAAAATAGAAGACGGGGATAAAAAAAATGAAAAATAATTCCCTTCGTGAAATAGTTAGAGCGTTTAAAAAGTATGATGATTACATTCTGGCGACTCATGTTAATCCTGACGGGGATGGAATAGGCGCGGAACTTGCGCTTGCTTTTGGTTTGAGAAAACTCGGGAAAAAAGTAACGATTATAAATAGTGATCCTTTTCCTGAAAATTATGAATTTCTGCCGACAAACGGACTTTTGAAAGAAATAGATTTTATTAAAGGAAACTATAATGTAGCGGTTTCCCTGGAGTGTCCCGGTCTGGATAGAGTAGGAAAACTTAAGAAAGTATTTCTTAAGTCAAAGAAGATAATAAATCTGGATCATCATTTGAACAATGATTATTTTGGAGATTACAATTATGTGGACGATAAAGCCGCAGCTGTAGGCGAACAAGTCTACAGTATTCTTTTAGGGCTTGGGGTGAAAATTGATCTGGATATTGCTGTTTGTATCTACACTTCGCTTCTTACCGACACCGGTAGTTTTGCATATTCAAATACAACTAAAAAAACGCATCAAATTGTTATCAGTCTTATGGATTATGGAGTTAATCCTTCTGAAGTTTACCAGAATGTCTATGAGGTGTCTTCTCTTGGGAAAATTCAACTTCTTGGAAAAGCGCTTAATTCTTTGCAGGCTGACAAAAAACGGGGAGTTGCCTGGATCACTCTTATGAAGGATTCTTTCAGGAAAACAGGAACTTTGTACGGGGATTCAGAAGGTATTATTAACTACGCTCGTTCCATAAAAGGTGTTAATGTTGCTATATCATTTACGGAGCTGGAAAACAGGCGCGTGAA is a genomic window containing:
- a CDS encoding ribosome-binding factor A, with translation MHLRSEKLARLFQKEVSMIITRELTNPDIGFVTVTAVQFNKDTSKATVYVSIFGTEGAKAKSISALNKAKGVVRHSLAGRVVLRYMPDIEFREDVQLEQIERTLDIIKKIEDGDKKNEK
- a CDS encoding transcription termination factor NusA: MNRDISDALEQIGRGREVNMEVLKETLSKALTSASRKILNNQYDIKVDTDEVTGAFKVSYHKTVVDKVANPDYEVSLKDARSQGYEGEVGGLMDFPVPLDRFGRIAAQITKQVISKKVRDIERDAIFSEFEEKLNTILNGIVLRKENKNILVDLGDTEGIVPIKEQVFRENWQIGDKIKAYVSEVRKTSKGPQVVLSRIHPNFIKKLFEMEIPEIGEGKVEIKAIARDPGYRIKIAVFSEDRNIDSVGACVGIKGGRIQPVVKELKGEKIDVVEWNSDIKTFTNNALRPAKITNILVNETDQSIVVTVPDDQLAIAIGKNGQSAKLAAKLVGWKIDVRSETSFAASGAENVKIIEDKRKEEEQDPFEFMGLNKKVMDKLKTNGFSTKDDFKNATIESLLKINGLTAKTAEKIMEHVKTLKVQENTKTNEQI